TTCTCCAAACAATGAAATATGCACTTGTTCTTTCTAGTGCCCTAGAAGACAGAAACCTGCACTCAAGTGTGTGTGCAGCTTGCTGATTGTGCATTACGTCACTCTTGAGGTTGAATGCATATTTCATGTACATTTGAAAATAAAAGGCAGCTTACTTGTAGTTCCTCTCCCAGAATTTTACAGGCCGTGGATAAGAGGTGATAAAAATGGCGCTTCCAAGAAAAGGGCTGAGTGGTGTGTAGAAGAGCGTCGTGATGAACGTCTGCAGCAGCAGCATGGCAGAGTCTGAGCTGCTCTGTCAaggaaaaaactaaatatttgcaCTACATTTGGAGGTATGATGCTTTTAGCATATTCCCAGTGCTTTAAAGGTGCTATAATCGACACTATCTGGTGCTCTAAGAAGTATTATAAGAAATCGCACCTgacttatttacatttaaacaaatttTACAATCTTATTTCATTCTGCTTTCTAAACACTGACTGGAAGTCATGAGATTAATCACAAATTCTGTTGACCTAAAAGATGAAGTGTCAATGTaacataaatataattaaatattttccaaataatattttttacagcatacagttgaagtcaaaattctacatacaccttgcagaatcaaaaaatgttaattattttaccaaaataagagggatcatacaaaatgcttgttattttttatttagtactgacatgaataagaaatttcagataaaagatgtttacatataatccacaagagaaaatagttgaatttataaaaatgaccctgttcaaatatgtacatatgcttgattcttaatactgttgttgcctgaatcatccacagctgtgttttttggtttagtgatagttgttcatgagtcccttgtttgacctgaacagttaaactgccagctgttctttagaaaaatcctttttttttttttttttttttttttttttttttagcttttttgtgtatttgaaccctttccaacaatgactgtacaattttgagatccatcttttcacactgaggacaactggggcctcatatgcaactattacagaaggttcaaatgctcactgatgctccagaaagaaaaaaaaattatgcattaagagccaggggtgtaaacttttgaacagaataaagatgtgtacaattttcttattttgcctaaatatatattttttcatttagtactgccctttagaagctacaaaagaGTTAAATTTATCCTAATCTTTAAATTCGAAAAAatttttaccccctggctcttaatgcatcatgtggccttctggagcatcagtgagtgtttgaaccttctgtactagttgcatatgagtccctgagttgtcctcagtgtgaaaagatggatctcaaagggcaaatgtcattgttggaaagggttcaaatacacaacaattctgaaaaaccaaatttggttttgaaaaaaaaaacacaggtgtgaatcattcaggtaacaacacagtattaagaatcaagagtatgtaaacctttgaacagggtcatttttacgaattcaactattattttctcttgtggactatatgtaaatatcttttatataaaatatcatatttaggtcagtactaaataaaaataccatGCATATTGTACGATctatcttattttggtaaaataattaacattttgcagattccacaaggtgtatgtaaacttttgacctcaactgtattcttAAATAGTTGCCTTTATGGTATTTTAGGAAGACTGTCCCTTGCAAGGGGATCCTTATATTTCAATGgcttaaaaaagtttaaaaattccTGATTTACAGCAACTTTGCCTAACAGATTAAAAATAGGACTGAACATATTACACGGGATGTACCGCCATTATAAACACTGAAACTGCACAGATTGTAAGGATATGAGGTACAGCGAAGGGTTGTGCGAATGCATGAAATGCACTACCCCATGCGATCTGCCAGGGGGCGATATACACCAGAATGAAGTGAAGCTTGTGGAGTAGATCCCACAGCTGTTGACAAAACAAAGAGCTGTTGTATGAGTTCGAAAGACAACAAAGACAGTTATTTTGGGACTAGTTACTAAATGTACTGTCGACTGAGAGCTATTTTAAACAATAGTCTGGCACAATAGACGTAATCTTTTTCTAAGCTAAAAAAAGAGTTACAGACTTACAGACATATAAGATTACCCATTTTACTAAATGTATCTTAATGAATGCTAAATTAACACAAATGTGTAGGgctttgtaaatgattagttgtAATCCCTCCCACAGCACTGACCTTGTTGAAGACAATGGACATGAGGAAGAAGTTGAGCAGGAATGTCTCAGAGGCACTGCTGCAGTCGAACTCAAAGAAGATGATGGTGAAGATGAGCGTGAGGAACTGGTAGCTGGGATTGCAGAAGGAGGCACGAAGAAGCTTCATCCCAGCAACTGTCATCAACAAGACATCACAGCTGGAGCGAGACACAGACACCTGAGCCACTCAGGTGCAGAGGCAGCATACAGCCAAGCACAGCAAAAACCAATCAGGGTGACTCTGACACAGGTCTGACGCTAACTTCTGCTAACACCACCACAATGCTCAGTAAATTGTGTTACTTTATCAATTTTgcccaccaaggctgcatttatttcaaaaatacagtaaaaactgtaatattgtgaaatattaccatttaaaataactgttttctgttttaatttattttttaattaattcatttattcagTTCATCTTAAACAGCCAATACTcaagtcttctgtgtcacatgattcttcagaaatcattctaatattctgttttgcaTCATCAGTGTTAATCAATACTTTTTAggaaaaaaattacacatttaacaattaaaaaagtattcttttgataaatataaagttataaagaaatgcctatatacagtatatatacagcgaaagtcaaaagtttacatacaccttgcagaatctgcaaaatattaattattttactaaataagaggggtcatacaaaatgcatgttattttttatttagtactcacctgaataagagATACTCATTaaagaagtttcaaatgctcactgatgctttagaatcaatcaaacacaatgcattaagagccaggggtgtaaacttttgaacagaatgaagatgtgtacatttttttattttgcctaaatatcatatttttctttcattcagtactgctctttagaagctacagaatatacttacatgtttcccagaatacaaaataagttaaatttaccacgATCTTCAAATCCAAAATGTTTcctcccctggctcttaatacattgtgtttccttctgaagcatcagtgagtgtttgaaccttctgtaatagttatatgagtcccttcagttgtcctcagtgtgaaaagatggatctcaaaatcatacagtcattgttggaaaaggttcaaatacacaaagatgctaaaaaaccaaagaatttgtgggacctgaatgatttttctgaagaacagcaggcagtttaactgtttaggacaaacaagagactcatgaacaactatcactaaacaaacaaacaaaacaaaaaacagctgtggatcattcacagtattacgaatcaagtgtatgtaaacttttaaacaggctcatttttataaattcaactattatttactcttgtggactatgtaaatgtcttttatgtgaaacatcttattcaggccggtactaaataaaaaattattagtaaaataattaacatttttgccgattctgcaaggtgtatgtaaactttgacttcaactgtatatataaaatgctAATGTATTTATATAGTTAGAGTCGTTTATAAATTATGGGATTTACTAATTAATTTCAAAATTATCAATTCATTTTCCAAGATCTGTCTTAAATTGTCAACAGGAATAAGGGGAAGGATACTTACTGTATTCCTAATTTCTTACGATGGCTGAGGGCGAAGCCATCATTGGTAAGTGCACTGAGGACAATGGCTGGGTAGACGATGTACTTCTCAAAAGTCAACAGCCCCACATAGAGACGCTCAAACCACATCAAGTGAGCATCCTCTGAAAAGATAGTATACTAAAACTAagtaacattaaagggatagttcacccaaaaattaaaattctgtcattaattagtcacttgttccaaacctgtaagaccttcgttcaaaaGCTCAAATTtagtcaaaaatatcttcatttgtgttccgaagatgaaggtcttacgggtttggaaaaacatgaaggtgagtaattaatgacagaattttcatttttgggtgaactatccctttcataATGTACAATGTATTACAGCAGACACATCACTAAAGTGCAGGAAACTAACCTCTGGGTTCAAACTGTGAGTACTCCTTACTCTTTAGCACGGGATGAGAGATCCACAGCCAGGGATGGTGTTTCCGTAACTGAGGGATGATATAGTGGGTGACAAAGCCCACAGTGGCTGCTAATGCATACAGCACTATGGACACAAATGGctgcatttgaaaaaaaattgtTAGTTCATAACATGTTAGTAGGTTAGATGAGCTTTATTGAATATGCAGTCATTGTCTGTCTTTGTATACATGTATAGGAAGTGTACAAGTAAGAGTAACTTGCCCGTAGTGAAAGGAAAACCGTGCTGGCTGTTATTGCAAAGGTCAAAACCGAGGCGAGAATACAGACTACCAGATCTGACAGTAAAATCTCTTTctggaataaaaatatataaatgatgaTTAATACAAGATTCCTTAGATGCACATATTACAATTCCATTTAAAAGAAACTAAGAAactaagatttctatttcaaataaatactattCTTTcagactttctattcatcaaagaataaaaaagggtattattatttccacaaaaatattaagcagcacaactgttttcaacattgacaataatagaaaatagtttttgaacagcaaatcagcaaattagaatggtttctgatcatgtgacactgaaaactggagtaatgatgctcaaaattcaactttgccatcacaggaataaattacatttgaaaatatatttaaatattactcaattattttaaattgtaataatatttcatattattctgtatttactgtatttttaaatcaaatacatgAGAGAGACATAAGaggcttttttcaaaaacataaaaaaatctaactgactcaaaacttttgaacagtagtgtacatctGATTAGACATTTttcactaaaataaatcaaaggtACCCACCACTGAGCCTCTGAGTTTCTCTGGAAGAGGGTCTGTGCTCTCAGCAGATAtttcctcctcttcttcctcaCCGTGCCCAAGTGATGGCATCAGTTTGGACTTAATCAATGAGCtgagataaaaaaacaaaaacaaatatgtgaTTACAAACAACGTTTGATTTCTGAGCACTGGCATATTTTGAGGGCTTCAAACTATGGCAGCAGTTCAAAATGTTCCTAACCAAATGATCAGTGGAAAGTGCACACTCTTACAATAACACAGCTGGATCGCTGCTTTGTCGACTAAGATGATAGGACAGGACCACTAGCAGGGCACAGAAACCAGAGAAAAGGGCTGGAATATGCTGTTCATCCCAAGGTTCCTACACAAAAGATGCCATTGCAATTACAAGCTTAAAAACTACCTTGTATTGCATTAAAGAAGGAACTATTTATACTGATGACCTTCTCATTTTTGAAATATACAGCTTTTTATCCCAGCAGATTAAAtgcatgttttcatttaaaataattccAACAGATCTTACCTTCAAAGCGCCAAGACAGAATCCGTAGAGTAAAGACAGCGCTATAAGACTTCTTACTATGCAGTACACGGCTGATGGGAGCCCAGTTGCAGCTAAGCAGAAATCAGAAACATTCGTTTCTTCCGATTCTGACTTGTAATCATATTTAATTATCTatgatttgatcaaaaaaaatatttagcatgGATACAGACCTGTACCTCCAAAAAAGTGCATGTCGATTTGTTCTAAAAAGTATATAACAAAGGTGTTGATTTGCGGAAAGAGGCCCAGAAGGAACGTTACCGGAAAGCAGTATGTAAACCCTGAAAAGATCAGATCAACATCAAGTCAAATGTCTATCAGTCGTGTTTGACTACATGTACGTCCATTTGTAATTTTTCAAACATATGTTTCAATGCACAAAATCACATACCGACTAAAATGTCTTGCAGGTACTGAAGGGCATCTGACGTTACTATTGTGATGCCATAGATGGTGGACACAGGGAGGTCTGGTGTTCTCAACATTATTTCCAAAACCCAAATAAGGCCACAGAACATACAGAAATATGCAGCACGGCTGTAGATGACAATTTGATTATGGCCctgtaaagaaaaagaaaaaagaaactgtTTGTAGAAGCTTTCTTCAtcctattaaagggatagttcacccaaaaatgaaaatctgtcatttattactcagcctcatgtcgttccaaacctgcctGTCTTTTTTtaaggttgaaacactgatgtcacatggactattttaatgatgtccttagtaCATTTCTGGGcaatgaacatgtcagttgtgttgctgtctatgcagggtcagaaagctctcggatttcatcaaaaacatcttaatttgtgttctggagatgaacgaaggtcttatggatttggaacaacatgacggtgagtaattaaggacaaaatttttatttttgggtgaactatctctttaaacaaaaaacatgattttttaatGATTCTTCAGTAAACTCACATGAGTAGGTGAAGCTGCATCTGGCTGAACACTCTATAAAACATAAAAGGCTTTAGCAGGCAGCCTAACAGTAGATTCATTTTCAGCAAAAACAGGCTGTAAAAATAAGGAACGCTGTACCTTCAGCAAGGAATACTGACAGCTAGCAATGACCAGGCAGAACTGAAAGACCCAGATATCTTTGAAGCAGCCCTCATTTAGAAGCACAAACCCCAGAAAAGCCACCAAGAAAGCTAAGAATACAGCCACCATGTTTTCAGTCATATCCTTGttcctgcaaaaaaaaaacaatgtgcaTCTTTGTGTTCCTGTGGTATTTGAATAGCAATGCAATGTCAACCCTTTCATTGTCACACTCACCTGTCTAATAATGCCATCAGGGCTAAGCGATCATACAATATGTTCACCCATTTCCCAGGAAAAACCTTTAGCTTGTAGTACAGCTTTCTTGAGGGTTTCTCTTGGGTTGACGTCTCGGATGATTCATCTAAGGAGTCCTCCTCCTGTGTGCGAGAAATATTTAAGCCCTCGTTAAATGTTGACTgagttttaatttttggttgaactatcctttaaaggattagttcactttcaaaataaaatattattgataatttactcacaaaatgttcatgtctttctttcttcagccaaaaaaaatgaaggtttttgaggaaaacattctaggatttttgtccatatagtggacttcagttgaacccaatgggttgaaggtccaaattgcagtttcagtgcagcttcaaagggctctacatgatcccagccgaggaataagggtcttatctagtgaaacaaatggtcattttctaaaaaatgtactttttttttttttaatttggacctttaacccattggctcccattgaagtccactatatggagaaaaatcctgtaatgttttcctcaaaaaccttaattcttttcgactgaagaaagaaacacatgaatatcttggatgacatgggggtgagtaaattatcataattttttattctggaagaggACTAATTCTTTAAGATAAAGTATTTTTAACCAAAACAACCAACATGTTTTCTGTGTTTTGTTGAATCACAGCCAGATTAATGTGTGGAAAATAGGATTCTAGACCTGGAATATTTCCGGATGGGTTCTCCTGGGCCGGAGTCGGCGAGTTGGAAGGATGCGTCGCTGAAAGGGGCATTCAGAAGGACCTCCCGCTAACCCATCCTGGCACTCAGAATTCGAAGATGTGGAAAGGAGATCACTAATGGAGAGATGGTAACATTATAACTCTCTATCAGCAGTTTTTATTCTTAAcgtaattttgatttaaaatgaatTGATGTGATTGTAAAAGAAAAGTAGAATAGGATACTGTACCATATGTTGCCAGTGATGAGCTCTGCGCCAAGGGGTAAGTTTAGAGCTCTTTCATTGTACAGTTTCCGAGGTCTCTCTCCTGTAGATAGACAAGTTAAGATATGACATTGCACATAATGTACTACAGTTGTGTCTGTTATTACTGTCTGTCCAATGTACTCACTGTGAACAGTGTGAAAAGTATAAGCCTCCTCTTTGGATGTAGCCTCTGGTCTACAGATGACCTGAAGCATAGAGCTCTCTGATTGGGACGTTTGTGAGGGCAGAGAATCATAATCAGGGTCCCTCTCCTTATCTGTCTGCGGACTATGAGGACAAAAAGAATATTAACCCTAAAAAGTGAATTTTTATTAATAACTGTTGTTTtgagtaaatatatcaaaacctttgattagaaatatgcattgctaagaacttcatttggacatctttaaaggcttttaaagcctaaatctttattttttgcacccacagattccagattttcaaatagttgtatctcggccaaaatttgttctatcctaacaaaccatacaacaatggaaagcttatttattcagctttcagctttTCTGTTTAAAAATAACGTAAATAGCAGccgtcatttagcagatgcttttatccaaagcaatttaCAGTCCGCCAGATGGCATAATACCCACCTCTCCGGAGAGACAATAGGAATGAGAGTTTCTGGAATGGTTTTCATTGTGTCTGTAGCCAGACTGTTTGGGGGATTTGGACGCTCCTGTTGTTGTCCTGTGGATTCTGACACATCCGAGTTCTTCTCCGCATTCATACTTTGCTCTGAAAGGAGTTGGACCATTAGTTTGAGTAAAGATATTAAATCCGGTGTCATAAATCAGCACTCACCATTTCTCTCTTCATTCTCCTTCTCAGCCTCATTTCCTCCTCCAAATCTGGTGCTATTAATAGACTCCAGCAACGACACAAACTCAACAAAGTTGGACTCATTGGGTATCTGTCCCTCCTTGGCTTCAAGGTCTGATTTCGAGGAGGTCATTGTACCAAGCTTATCTTTAGCTCTGTTACTAATGAGGACAGCATCTCGTCCGCTGTCGATGCTGAGTCCCCTAGCATGTGATCTTCCACTCTGAGTACACCTCATATACGCTGCCGGGATCTGCAAGAATCCATCAGCGTCCACTTTAAGCTCAGGTGGGTCGTTTTCATCAGTGTGGGAGTTCACATCAATGCCTGATGAGCTGTTATTGGTCACTTGGGGGCTCAGATTGGGCATCTCAAACTCATTGCTCTCTATTTCTTTGCATTCCTGAGCAGAGTCAGAACTGATTGGGTCTTTGTCTTGATGTTCGGACTTCTCCTGAACTGAGCTGTCTCCTGCAACCGGTGTGTCTTCCTTTTCATCACCTGCAGAGAGTTCCTCCACTTCATGAGGTGAATCGAAAGTGATGACAGGAATTTTAACAGGACAGTCGGATTCCCCCTGGTGAGACTGAGCTGACTCTAAAAtgctctgtttgacagactcCTCCAGTTCGGCTGCTGTCTGTGGGTCACAGCTCATTGTGATAATGATTTTCACCGTATCGCTCTCGTCCAGGTGGGCCGAGGGACTCGAATTGTCAACCAGCACCACAGCTATTTCATCCGAGCAATAATTCTCCTCAGGTGTTTCTCCATTGTTGGCATCTCGTGTGATTTCTAGAGAGGTATTATTGTTGTTGGGGTCGGTTGGGGGTTTGTCTTTCTCCTCCATACTGTCTTCTTCAATCACAGGGGAAGGTGGTAGATCATCCTCAGCTTTGTCCCTATGGGCTGAAGGAATCTGCTCTCCCTGCAGGAGTGGGGCAGACTGGTCAGTGTTGGGACTGAACACATCCTCAGGGGTGAGTCGCTCCTCCACCTCTGGCCTTGATCGTTCATCACTCTGACCTGTAAAAGCCAGGCAGTATACAAACCGCATGTTTAAAACGTCAAATGGACATATGGTTTATGAAAGAATTTAATTTAGTAGCTACCAGATAATGAGCCCCATTGGTTGATGTCACAAactgctttaaaggggtcatgacctGCCCTTTTTGTAATCATAATTTTGAAGTAATGGGCTaatttctgtcctgttttgaccctTTCCCATCATAACACTCTGTTTAAATAGACGTGGTGGATTGTAGACTCAAAAGTAAgtgcccactgctatgattggctaacatttgtgtatgtttgacagcctacatccttcatagatggatgcataaatactcagtacatataaaacgatctgtaataacagaaaaagcaatagtgaccacgtAATAACAGTTCCACACACTTGTGAATGCAATATTACTGTCGGATGCAATATAGTTGGCACAGTGttgtcttttagtttcaatctttcttaAAATTATGTGTCGAATTGTGCCTTGTTTATAAACAGATCCGCAGTAAAATGAAGTGGTCAAAGGATAAAGTTCTTACTGATGTGCTCTggaacttaattaaaaataaagttcatccactctttcctaatgttGGGATCGGAAGGAAGGCTATGCAAAGActgtttttccacaacttggcaTTGTACAGCTCCTTGTTGTATTCAAAGCCATTATTATTGTTTGGTTTCTGCATAGACCACTCTATTAcatcataaagtggcacattccacaagctgtcgttttggcagattggcttcaatataagctgtttttagactaataaGAAAGTTTTGAGAAACTTACAGggtgtttttatagtacaatgacctcttatttGTCAAAAGATTTCTCAGTTTATGGCCCTTTTAAATGGTTAATTACACACAAATTTTAATTCTGTGATCATTTACACACCCTTCAGACATCAGTTCATCTttgaaagacaaattaagatatgtttacTGACGCttgagagatttctgacccttcATTGAAAGTCCAGGTAACCAAAACTTCCAAAAAAGGATTCAGTGAACAGATTAAATTAGGTTTTTATTTAAATCTAAACAATGATCGATACACATACATGGAGCATATCATCACTAAATATCACAGAAGCTCAAATGTGTGTATTCTAGCATATGACACATGCACAAGCCTCCATGTTTACCAAATGGAatacactatatgtgaccctgaaccacaaaaccagttgtaagggccattttttaaagatttatacatcatctaaatacattaaagctgaataaataagctttccgttgatgtacggtttgttgggataggacaatatttagcttagatacaactattttaaaatctggaatctgaggttgtaaaaaaataaaaaatattgaaaataagcgcctttaaagttgtccaaatgaagttcttagcaatgcatattactcatcaaaaattaatattagatatatttacagtaggaaatttacaaaatatcttcagggaacatgatttttggcataaaaaaataataattttgactcatacaatgcatTGTTTGCTATTGCTAAAATATACCTATGCTTCTTacgactggttctgtggtccagggtcacatatgtatcaggcttgtgcacaattcagaatttcagaattggctgCGATTCAATTCATGacttggaatttgaattgaattgactccgccccacaggaagttgaatttgaattggagttggaatgacaggaagtggaattaaattcatggcaattcaaagacattccacacagtcatacaacagaaagaatgtgttgaatctcacatacaattacattcattttgtaatttaatttcattacacataactagtcactcctcaaccctgcatacattttgttccaacatatagtTAATGATCAAATTCATGAAATAAATTACTCactcaatgtttgattagttttgttcaaaatgttattttcatttcaaagtaatcaaacaacacaatgtaatctgtacaagtagtgcaaactaatatcatttatagaatatgtaatgaaatcatatctgacatatattgtaaagcttcattgttaaacacttcacttatgtatatgaatttctttgaatttgtattgaattgcaattctgcttcctttaatttaaattcgaattgtaattctagatcctgtttttgacatcaattcaaattcaattcaaattcaagaattgaattggaatttaggagtcattctcaattcaattctgaattgtgcacaagcctgataTGTATGTGTTTCGATCATTGTTTAGATGTACACAAAAGCCTAAATTCAATTTGTTCAACATATAAAGCGACCACTTGATTTATATGCATTCATTTTATGATGCTACGTTGTGGACCTGGACTTTTAATGTAGGGAAAGAAATTTCTCAGGcttcattaatttttttatttttatttgtgccATTAAAATTAACCAAAGTCTTATGAATTtagaaaaacatgagggtgaagaaagaatgacagacttttcttttttgagtgaaaaattaataaaatcccTTTAACCAAATGTAGTTAAtctgattaaattaaattgttttatattatattacatgaaCAACTTACACTTCTTCATTAAATTCAATCAAATTTTCAAAAATATGTCTCTGTGTTTTAGATGCAGTCGGAGACCCTCACAATGTAAGTGTAACACTGTGTTTGGGATTTCTGACAAAGCTGTCTGACAGCTCTTTTTGAGAGGTCCTGGCAGGATGTCACACTCAGTGTGACGTGTAACTGAGGCAAGATAGAAAGTAGTCAAATTATTCCTCAGTTCATATGCAAGGCTCTGTGACAGAAACTTCCAATGATGTATCTGCACAACATGTTCCCAGAACTGTGAGGATCTCTTGCACTGCAGTGAAACCAGGCCAGTGCTATAATTAAAGCTGGTACATACCATCTATATTCTTCAGCTCCTCCGATTTTGGACACTCCTTAACATTTTTGGAAAgcaggttaacaaaaaaaaaaagatattattatttcaaGTGTACAAAaatattatacagtaaataatataaatataggtactttattggcatcaattgttatatgaagaaccttgaacatccatggaaactttcaaatgcagaaaatgttctttaaagtcaaaagaggttctttagatttttaaaatgttcttcaaaatggttcactGTTCCCTGAAAGGTTCTTTctctaaaaatacatattttgtaaAGTACATGTAAATAATTATGGTACATAAATTCATCAAATTATTACTTACTCCAATCAGTCCAGGGTCTGTTTCAGTCTGTTTCACTGTGACTTGTATTACTGGACTTGGTCTGTTTTTTGTCAATACTGATGTGGCAACACTGTCAGGAACTGTGCTGCTCTTCCTGTAAATTAAAACAATTCAGACTTTAGCCTGGTTACTGTTGGCAGTAGAGTTTACTGTACATGCTTTGGGGACAGGAAACTTATGACAATATGAGAAAATAACATTGCGAAATAATAAATGGCACAACTGATTTTGATCACCTTAGAGATGGAAGACAGGAATCAGATGCGTTGCTTTTCTTGTCTACACCTTTGCTGATGTCAGGCACACTATTCTGGGCTACAATGTCGCCCTGATCGAACATCAGATGGAGGCGATAATTTACCATCTTAATGACAATGA
Above is a genomic segment from Garra rufa chromosome 2, GarRuf1.0, whole genome shotgun sequence containing:
- the pcnx2 gene encoding pecanex-like protein 2; its protein translation is MGSQVVQTLRQGVWASLTGGWYHDPEQNKFNNSCHLYLWMFLLMLPLSLHLALPPTTTTLSIYCTSVTVFFIVIKMVNYRLHLMFDQGDIVAQNSVPDISKGVDKKSNASDSCLPSLRKSSTVPDSVATSVLTKNRPSPVIQVTVKQTETDPGLIGECPKSEELKNIDGQSDERSRPEVEERLTPEDVFSPNTDQSAPLLQGEQIPSAHRDKAEDDLPPSPVIEEDSMEEKDKPPTDPNNNNTSLEITRDANNGETPEENYCSDEIAVVLVDNSSPSAHLDESDTVKIIITMSCDPQTAAELEESVKQSILESAQSHQGESDCPVKIPVITFDSPHEVEELSAGDEKEDTPVAGDSSVQEKSEHQDKDPISSDSAQECKEIESNEFEMPNLSPQVTNNSSSGIDVNSHTDENDPPELKVDADGFLQIPAAYMRCTQSGRSHARGLSIDSGRDAVLISNRAKDKLGTMTSSKSDLEAKEGQIPNESNFVEFVSLLESINSTRFGGGNEAEKENEERNEQSMNAEKNSDVSESTGQQQERPNPPNSLATDTMKTIPETLIPIVSPESPQTDKERDPDYDSLPSQTSQSESSMLQVICRPEATSKEEAYTFHTVHRERPRKLYNERALNLPLGAELITGNICDLLSTSSNSECQDGLAGGPSECPFQRRILPTRRLRPRRTHPEIFQEEDSLDESSETSTQEKPSRKLYYKLKVFPGKWVNILYDRLALMALLDRNKDMTENMVAVFLAFLVAFLGFVLLNEGCFKDIWVFQFCLVIASCQYSLLKSVQPDAASPTHGHNQIVIYSRAAYFCMFCGLIWVLEIMLRTPDLPVSTIYGITIVTSDALQYLQDILVGFTYCFPVTFLLGLFPQINTFVIYFLEQIDMHFFGGTAATGLPSAVYCIVRSLIALSLLYGFCLGALKEPWDEQHIPALFSGFCALLVVLSYHLSRQSSDPAVLFSLIKSKLMPSLGHGEEEEEEISAESTDPLPEKLRGSVKEILLSDLVVCILASVLTFAITASTVFLSLRPFVSIVLYALAATVGFVTHYIIPQLRKHHPWLWISHPVLKSKEYSQFEPREDAHLMWFERLYVGLLTFEKYIVYPAIVLSALTNDGFALSHRKKLGIHCDVLLMTVAGMKLLRASFCNPSYQFLTLIFTIIFFEFDCSSASETFLLNFFLMSIVFNKLWDLLHKLHFILVYIAPWQIAWGSAFHAFAQPFAVPHSAMLLLQTFITTLFYTPLSPFLGSAIFITSYPRPVKFWERNYNTKRIDNSNSRLVSQVDKETGCDDNNLNSIFYEYLTRSLQHSLCGDLMLGRWGNYCAGDCFILASDYLNALVHLIEVGNGLVTFQLRGLEFRGTYCQQREVEAITEGVEEDDSCCCCEPGHLPHVLSCNAAFNLRWLAWEVTTTKYLLEGYSISENNAATMLQVYDLRKLLITYYLKSIIYYLVINPKMQIWVKDQSMQEALQSYTKWHHIEKDPAVFSMKIDEDYVHCLQGVTRASYCNVYLEWIQYCANKLEEPVDSDEDSPLVTLCFALSVLGRRSLSTAAHNRSNSLESFLYGFNTLFKGDFRIAAKDEWVFADMDLLQTVVAPAVRMSLKLHQDHFTSLEETEEPAVLYEAISSYKTSLVICHESDPAWRRAVLSSRETLLTLRHMVDEGADEYKIIMLYKRHLSFKVIKINKECVRGLWAGQQQELVFLRNRNPERGSIQNSKQALRNMINSSCDQPLGYPMFVSPLTTSYMGTHKQIRNIWGGPLSLESIRTWLLSRWFRVRKDNLTSCNSGMNMEDVDCAGSSLSQNHNSATSQSLSLYHGRPRSSQSRHHGAHREYRSRSVQPQGQRPPVTSRSGPILDSQHGSGSGGPWLVQRLSNSQLSFNTSSIASVFSQVPRLSTTGPLASATGQHRSSQVSSSSSTLSLLFGKRSFSSGLVISGLSAAEGGNTSDTQSSSSVNIVLGPSCRSSRATQQWTSETYESIDATSTIATGPKVHSTDKSQDDSTSAFHEAPEERTI